Proteins encoded together in one Amblyomma americanum isolate KBUSLIRL-KWMA chromosome 1, ASM5285725v1, whole genome shotgun sequence window:
- the LOC144115833 gene encoding ixochymostatin-like isoform X1 produces MNGTLVVVLCFVALGLAADAYFTVSRKVIPSAGVVHMFQSVNIHGQDEREESDSVLRWPPTPQECAEGETWKECVSGSCAEATCERPVVGPACTDDCNYGCYCADGFYRNQHKACVTRDKCSQA; encoded by the exons ATGAACGGTACTCTTGTGGTAGTCTTGTGCTTTGTCGCCCTTGGGCTCGCTGCCGATG CTTATTTTACCGTCTCAAGAAAGGTGATCCCTTCAGCAGGAGTGGTTCACATGTTTCAGTCAGTCAATATTCATGGACAAGATGAGCGAG AGGAGTCGGACAGCGTACTCAGGTGGCCACCAACCCCCCAGGAGTGTGCTGAGGGCGAGACGTGGAAGGAGTGTGTGAGTGGCAGCTGTGCCGAGGCCACGTGCGAGCGTCCCGTGGTGGGACCAGCGTGTACGGATGACTGCAACTACGGCTGCTACTgcgcggatggattttaccgcaacCAGCACAAGGCCTGCGTGACGCGCGACAAGTGCTCCCAGGCTTAG
- the LOC144115833 gene encoding ixochymostatin-like isoform X2, which translates to MNGTLVVVLCFVALGLAADEESDSVLRWPPTPQECAEGETWKECVSGSCAEATCERPVVGPACTDDCNYGCYCADGFYRNQHKACVTRDKCSQA; encoded by the exons ATGAACGGTACTCTTGTGGTAGTCTTGTGCTTTGTCGCCCTTGGGCTCGCTGCCGATG AGGAGTCGGACAGCGTACTCAGGTGGCCACCAACCCCCCAGGAGTGTGCTGAGGGCGAGACGTGGAAGGAGTGTGTGAGTGGCAGCTGTGCCGAGGCCACGTGCGAGCGTCCCGTGGTGGGACCAGCGTGTACGGATGACTGCAACTACGGCTGCTACTgcgcggatggattttaccgcaacCAGCACAAGGCCTGCGTGACGCGCGACAAGTGCTCCCAGGCTTAG